A portion of the Panthera tigris isolate Pti1 chromosome E1, P.tigris_Pti1_mat1.1, whole genome shotgun sequence genome contains these proteins:
- the ZSWIM7 gene encoding zinc finger SWIM domain-containing protein 7: MAAALAGLTLPAVVEELLTEMAAAVQENARIPDEHLSLLKFIFGPSAIQALDLVDRQSITLISSPSGRRVYQVLGSSGKTYTCLASCHHCSCPAFAFSVLRKSDSLLCKHLLAVYLSQVTGTCRQLKVSDKQLTDILFAEKKQKA, encoded by the exons ATGGCCGCCGCCTTGGCTGGACTCACGTTGCCCGCTGTCGTGGAGGAGCTCCTGACTGAGATGGCCGCGGCGGTGCAGGAGAACGCGCGAA TTCCTGATGAGCATTTATCATT GCTGAAGTTCATCTTTGGCCCATCAGCCATTCAGGCCTTGGACCTTGTTGATCGACAGTCCATCACCTTAATCTCATCGCCCAGTGGGAGGCGTGTTTACCAG GTACTTGGAAGTTCTGGTAAAACGTACACTTGTTTGGCTTCTTGTCATCACTGTTCATGTCCTGCGTTTGCCTTCTCCGTGCTGCGGAAGAGTGACAGCCTGCTG TGCAAGCATCTCTTGGCAGTTTATCTTAGCCAGGTGACAGGAACCTGCCGACAGCTGAAGGTCTCTGACAAGCAACTGACAGACATATTATTcgcagagaagaaacaaaaagcataa